In Pseudovibrio brasiliensis, the following are encoded in one genomic region:
- the glk gene encoding glucokinase, with translation MLHSAPLTRNLPYPVLVADIGGTNARFALIEGPNEPTKLCGQEGTKAHATIQDAIRAGVLDQGYAAPRSAVLAVAAPVSSDRIALTNASWVIEPPALIKELGLEQVVILNDFEAQALALPSLSPMDVDQVGGGEAVQNATKFVVGPGTGLGAGAMIRSCGKWIPVPGEGGHVELGPLSEEEYRIWPYIERIGDRVGAEQVVCGAGLVRLAKAVLQADGVHRTYEKPSDVPLAADDGDEVAQKVLRLFCAALGRVAGDFAITNLARGGVYLAGGIPPKISHWLHGGEFRAAFEAKAPHEGIMKSIPTYIITHKSPALEGLAAYTRAPDEYLVDLTGRSWHRKDTKTAD, from the coding sequence ATGCTGCACTCTGCTCCGCTTACAAGAAACCTGCCCTATCCGGTCCTTGTCGCTGACATCGGCGGCACGAATGCCCGCTTTGCCCTGATTGAAGGCCCTAATGAGCCGACCAAACTTTGTGGTCAGGAAGGGACAAAAGCGCATGCAACCATTCAGGATGCCATTCGTGCCGGTGTTCTGGACCAAGGCTATGCTGCCCCACGATCTGCTGTTCTGGCTGTTGCCGCTCCTGTTTCCAGTGACCGGATTGCGTTGACCAACGCCAGCTGGGTGATTGAGCCCCCTGCCCTTATTAAAGAGCTTGGGCTGGAGCAGGTTGTTATTCTCAACGACTTTGAAGCACAGGCGCTCGCCCTGCCTTCTCTCTCGCCAATGGATGTTGATCAGGTGGGCGGTGGTGAAGCTGTCCAGAATGCGACCAAGTTTGTTGTTGGGCCGGGCACCGGGCTGGGCGCTGGTGCGATGATCCGGTCTTGCGGCAAGTGGATTCCGGTTCCTGGTGAAGGCGGCCATGTGGAACTTGGCCCGTTGAGCGAAGAAGAGTATCGCATCTGGCCGTATATCGAGCGCATTGGCGACCGTGTTGGCGCTGAGCAGGTTGTCTGTGGGGCCGGGCTGGTTCGCCTTGCCAAAGCTGTTTTGCAGGCTGACGGCGTACACCGCACCTATGAGAAGCCATCTGATGTGCCTTTGGCAGCCGATGACGGGGATGAGGTTGCACAGAAGGTGCTACGGCTGTTCTGTGCTGCGCTTGGCCGCGTAGCTGGTGACTTTGCCATCACCAATCTGGCGCGCGGTGGTGTGTATCTGGCTGGTGGTATTCCGCCGAAGATCTCGCATTGGCTGCACGGTGGTGAGTTCCGGGCTGCTTTTGAAGCCAAGGCACCGCATGAAGGCATCATGAAGTCCATTCCGACGTACATCATCACGCATAAGAGCCCTGCCCTTGAAGGCCTTGCGGCTTATACCCGTGCACCTGATGAGTATCTGGTCGACCTGACGGGCCGCAGCTGGCACCGCAAGGACACCAAGACTGCGGACTAG
- a CDS encoding SRPBCC family protein, whose product MEMSGEQQIPASQEKVWEALNDPELLKKCIPGCDSLEKTSDTEMTATVTAKVGPVKAKFKGEVTLSDLNPPNSYKISGEGKGGVAGFAKGSADVTLSESGDGTLLSYEVNAKVGGKLAQLGNRLIDSTAKKMAEEFFSNLNRELGGTPAADKDEALESVELDQGLIEKAKSIANEHAIEGSVEAIADAEHALEDAVKDVEEKVEVAAGKGFLGGPLGWGLIALIVLLGLYWLLGT is encoded by the coding sequence ATGGAAATGTCTGGAGAGCAGCAAATACCTGCGAGTCAGGAAAAGGTTTGGGAAGCTCTCAACGATCCTGAGTTGCTGAAAAAGTGTATCCCCGGTTGCGATAGTCTGGAAAAAACCTCTGACACCGAGATGACCGCAACGGTCACAGCCAAGGTTGGCCCGGTGAAGGCGAAGTTCAAAGGAGAAGTGACGCTCTCTGATCTGAACCCGCCAAACTCCTACAAGATCTCTGGTGAAGGCAAAGGCGGCGTTGCAGGTTTTGCGAAGGGCTCAGCAGATGTAACCCTCTCAGAGAGTGGGGATGGCACTCTTCTGAGTTATGAGGTTAATGCAAAGGTTGGTGGCAAACTTGCTCAGCTAGGAAACCGACTGATCGACTCAACTGCCAAGAAAATGGCGGAAGAGTTCTTCTCTAACCTGAACAGAGAACTCGGCGGAACACCTGCGGCGGATAAGGACGAAGCGCTTGAGTCCGTTGAACTGGATCAGGGCTTGATTGAAAAAGCAAAATCAATTGCCAACGAGCACGCCATTGAAGGATCAGTTGAAGCAATCGCCGATGCAGAGCACGCATTGGAAGATGCAGTTAAGGATGTTGAAGAGAAGGTTGAAGTTGCGGCGGGCAAAGGATTTTTAGGTGGTCCGCTGGGTTGGGGCTTGATCGCCCTTATTGTTTTACTTGGACTTTATTGGTTGCTTGGAACGTAA
- a CDS encoding FAD binding domain-containing protein yields the protein MYETKYHRASTVSDAAAMLKNADDGKLLSGGQTLIPTMKQRLAAPSDLIDLRHIDEIAGVVKQADGSIRIGAATCHADVAANEDVKAALPGLADLACTIGDPHVRHMGTIGGSIANNDPAADYPAALLALGATIETNKREFSAEDFFTGMFETALDEDEIVTAVVFPTASNTAYAKFPNPASRYAMAGVFVAKTSAGARVAVTGAGQDGVFRMQDMEKALDGNWSVDAVASMAPSVDDMLSDLHGTAAYRANLVTVMAKRAVAASS from the coding sequence ATGTACGAGACCAAATATCATCGCGCTTCGACCGTGTCGGATGCTGCGGCAATGCTGAAAAACGCAGATGACGGCAAACTGCTTTCTGGCGGTCAGACCTTGATCCCAACCATGAAGCAACGCCTTGCTGCACCAAGCGATCTGATCGACCTTCGCCATATCGATGAAATCGCTGGCGTTGTGAAACAGGCTGACGGTTCTATCCGCATCGGTGCTGCCACGTGCCATGCAGATGTGGCTGCCAACGAAGATGTCAAAGCCGCTCTGCCTGGACTGGCTGATCTGGCATGCACCATCGGTGATCCTCATGTTCGTCACATGGGCACCATTGGCGGCTCCATTGCCAACAACGATCCGGCAGCGGATTATCCAGCGGCTCTGCTGGCACTCGGTGCAACCATCGAGACCAACAAACGCGAGTTTTCTGCGGAAGATTTCTTCACCGGCATGTTCGAAACTGCACTGGATGAAGATGAGATCGTGACTGCGGTTGTCTTCCCAACAGCATCCAACACCGCTTACGCCAAGTTCCCGAACCCAGCGTCCCGCTATGCGATGGCAGGCGTATTCGTGGCGAAGACGAGTGCTGGCGCACGTGTTGCGGTGACTGGTGCTGGACAGGACGGTGTATTCCGCATGCAGGACATGGAAAAGGCGCTGGATGGCAACTGGTCGGTTGATGCCGTTGCAAGTATGGCGCCATCTGTTGACGACATGCTTTCCGACCTTCACGGCACCGCTGCGTATCGCGCCAATCTGGTAACGGTTATGGCAAAACGTGCTGTTGCTGCATCCAGTTAA
- a CDS encoding (2Fe-2S)-binding protein, translating to MIICHCNVINDKQIKQAARELCENPEGGVPTPGAVFRHLGYRPKCGGCFKSIIEVVYAEAEQVKDDSGQ from the coding sequence ATGATCATTTGTCACTGCAACGTCATTAATGACAAACAAATAAAACAAGCTGCACGTGAGCTTTGCGAGAATCCTGAGGGGGGAGTCCCCACTCCGGGCGCGGTATTTCGTCACCTTGGGTACAGGCCAAAATGTGGTGGTTGCTTTAAAAGCATCATCGAAGTTGTATATGCTGAGGCTGAACAAGTTAAAGATGACTCTGGACAGTAA
- a CDS encoding (2Fe-2S)-binding protein yields the protein MTTVSMTVNGKQISGEVEDRTLLSTFLRENQGLTGTHVGCDTSQCGACLIHMDGKAVKSCSMLAVQASGSAVTTIEGISQNGQLHIMQKAFKENHGLQCGFCTPGMIMSAIDMVNRLGTDLDEKTIRHELEGNICRCTGYHNIVKAIKAAADEMAEVLEAAE from the coding sequence ATGACGACTGTCTCTATGACGGTGAATGGAAAGCAGATTTCTGGTGAGGTCGAAGACCGCACCCTTTTGTCTACATTTCTGCGCGAAAATCAGGGACTAACCGGAACGCACGTTGGCTGTGACACCTCACAGTGCGGCGCTTGCCTTATTCATATGGACGGTAAGGCAGTCAAATCCTGCAGCATGCTTGCTGTGCAGGCATCCGGTTCTGCTGTCACCACCATTGAAGGCATTTCTCAGAATGGCCAGCTGCACATCATGCAGAAAGCCTTTAAGGAAAATCACGGCCTTCAGTGCGGTTTCTGCACCCCCGGCATGATCATGTCCGCAATTGATATGGTCAATCGCCTTGGTACCGATCTGGACGAAAAAACAATCCGCCATGAGCTGGAAGGCAATATCTGTCGCTGCACCGGCTACCACAATATCGTCAAGGCAATCAAAGCCGCTGCTGACGAAATGGCGGAAGTCCTCGAAGCCGCAGAATAA
- a CDS encoding SDR family NAD(P)-dependent oxidoreductase, whose protein sequence is MNTNQTTKDLRKTIVLTGASRGIGHATVKKFSSAGYRVISCSRQAFSDKCPWPSGPEDHIEVDLGDAENLEKAVAQIKERLQDNGSMLHALVNNAGISPKDDEGQRLDSLTTPMQTWRNVFQVNFFAPIMLARGLFDELKAARGSVVNVTSIAGSRVHPFAGTAYATSKAALASLTREMAADFGPHGVRVNAIAPGEIDTSILSPGTEKIVETIPMRRLGSTAEVADTIYFLCSAPSSYVTGAEIHINGGQHV, encoded by the coding sequence ATGAACACCAACCAAACGACGAAGGATCTCCGCAAGACAATCGTTTTGACAGGTGCGAGCCGCGGAATCGGCCACGCAACGGTAAAAAAGTTTTCTTCGGCGGGTTATCGGGTCATTAGCTGTTCCAGACAAGCCTTTTCTGACAAGTGTCCCTGGCCATCCGGACCGGAAGATCATATTGAAGTCGACCTGGGTGACGCGGAAAATCTGGAAAAAGCAGTTGCCCAGATTAAAGAGCGCCTTCAGGACAACGGTTCCATGTTGCACGCCTTGGTCAACAACGCTGGCATCAGCCCGAAGGATGATGAAGGCCAGCGCCTCGATTCCCTGACCACGCCAATGCAAACATGGCGAAATGTGTTTCAGGTAAACTTCTTCGCACCAATTATGCTGGCTCGTGGGTTGTTTGATGAATTGAAGGCGGCCAGAGGTTCTGTTGTGAACGTCACCTCCATTGCTGGTAGCCGGGTCCATCCATTCGCAGGTACCGCTTATGCGACCTCCAAGGCGGCTCTTGCTTCCCTGACGCGCGAAATGGCTGCTGACTTTGGTCCGCATGGTGTACGCGTCAACGCGATTGCACCTGGTGAGATTGATACCTCCATTCTATCTCCGGGCACTGAGAAGATCGTCGAGACCATCCCAATGCGCCGTCTGGGCAGCACGGCTGAGGTGGCTGATACCATCTACTTCCTGTGTTCGGCTCCATCATCTTACGTGACAGGCGCTGAAATACATATCAACGGCGGTCAGCACGTTTAA
- the bfr gene encoding bacterioferritin: MKGEPKVLEYLNKALRHELTAVNQYWLHFRLLEDWGFTKLAKKEREESIEEMEHADKLIERIIFLEGHPNLQTLDPLRIGQDLKECLECDLAGEYSARALYKEAREVCREEGDYVTMKLFEDLMADEEGHIDFLETQLELLEKIGVERYGLLQATPANEGE, from the coding sequence ATGAAGGGTGAACCTAAAGTACTGGAATATCTCAATAAGGCGCTCCGCCACGAGCTGACTGCAGTTAATCAATACTGGCTGCACTTCCGTCTCCTTGAAGACTGGGGCTTCACAAAGCTTGCAAAGAAAGAACGCGAAGAGTCCATCGAAGAGATGGAACACGCTGACAAGCTGATCGAGCGCATCATCTTCCTCGAAGGTCATCCGAATCTGCAGACACTAGATCCGCTGCGCATCGGTCAGGACCTCAAGGAATGCCTTGAATGCGATCTGGCTGGCGAATACTCCGCACGTGCTCTGTACAAGGAAGCACGCGAAGTCTGTCGCGAAGAAGGCGACTACGTCACCATGAAACTCTTTGAAGATCTGATGGCAGACGAAGAAGGTCACATCGACTTCCTCGAAACCCAGCTGGAACTTCTGGAAAAGATCGGCGTCGAGCGCTACGGCCTGCTGCAGGCAACCCCTGCAAACGAAGGCGAATAA
- a CDS encoding methylglyoxal synthase has translation MTERRTLALIAHDAKKDEMVAFAKQHESKLADYKLFATGTTGGRIQDACPSLDVERMKSGPLGGDQQIGAMIADRALDGLFFFVDPLSPMPHDVDVKALMRLALVYDIPMALNRSTADIVLRSARLAGLSTSSQTPEISSQQ, from the coding sequence ATGACTGAGCGTAGAACTCTCGCCCTTATCGCCCACGATGCCAAAAAAGATGAAATGGTCGCGTTTGCCAAACAGCATGAAAGCAAACTGGCGGACTATAAGCTTTTTGCGACGGGTACAACGGGTGGCCGTATTCAGGATGCATGCCCTTCTCTGGATGTAGAACGCATGAAAAGCGGTCCGCTTGGTGGTGATCAGCAGATTGGCGCGATGATTGCGGACCGAGCGCTGGATGGTCTGTTCTTCTTCGTCGACCCGCTCTCCCCTATGCCGCATGATGTGGACGTGAAGGCACTGATGCGTCTGGCGCTTGTCTATGATATTCCGATGGCTCTGAACCGCAGCACTGCAGACATCGTTTTACGCTCTGCGCGTCTTGCGGGTCTCTCTACGTCTTCGCAAACACCAGAAATTTCCAGCCAACAATAA
- a CDS encoding xanthine dehydrogenase family protein molybdopterin-binding subunit has translation MTAEGIGARVLRKEDKRFLTGNGRYTDDMTMPRMGYAAFVRSTHAHARITSINTDEAMKMPGVDAVLNGHQLVADGIGNIICGWMIHSKDGSPMNMGAYRALESEIVRYVGQAIAVVVADTQQQARDAADAVVVEYEELPTVVDSLDALKEGAPQLHPEAAGNLIYDWEIGEEAATNEAFANAAHITKMDIDNNRLVPNPMEPRAALAHFDPSEEHYTLYTTSQNPHVARLVLSAFYNVAPENKLRVIAPDVGGGFGSKIFIYPEEIACLWATKRVGRPVKWTSDRTEAFLTDAHGRDHHTTAELALDANNKITGFRVKTVANLGAYMSLFSSSVPTYLYATLLSGQYNIPNIYANVKAVYTNTTPVDAYRGAGRPEATYVVERMMETAAKEVGMAPAEFRRMNFVREFPHQTPVIMAYDAGDYEASLDAAMQAIDYDGFAQRRAQSEAAGKLRGMGMSCYIEACGIAPSQAVGSLGAGVGLWESAEVRVNAVGTIEVLTGSHSHGQGHETTFAQLVSDRLGLPTESISIVHGDTDKVQMGMGTYGSRSGAVGMSAIAKALDKVEAKAKKIAAHLMEASEGDIEIEGGELKVAGTDKKLTFTEVALAAYTAHNLPEGMEPGLKEGAFYDPTNFTFPAGCYICEVEVDPDTGVVSIENFVAADDFGTIINPMIVEGQVHGGLVQGIGQAMLENTQYDEDGQLLTASYMDYTMPRADDVPSFKLETTVTECPGNPLGMKGCGEAGAIGSPPAVINAVTDALRIRDMNMPASPNRVWQLIQDNGMKQAAE, from the coding sequence ATGACAGCAGAAGGAATTGGCGCACGAGTGCTGCGCAAGGAAGACAAAAGATTTTTGACAGGAAATGGCCGCTACACGGATGACATGACCATGCCACGCATGGGCTATGCGGCTTTCGTTCGTTCAACACACGCCCACGCTCGCATCACATCCATCAATACGGATGAAGCGATGAAAATGCCAGGCGTTGATGCTGTATTGAACGGCCATCAGCTGGTGGCAGACGGCATTGGCAACATCATCTGCGGATGGATGATCCATTCCAAAGATGGCTCTCCAATGAACATGGGCGCTTATCGTGCTCTGGAATCTGAGATTGTCCGCTACGTGGGGCAGGCCATCGCGGTCGTAGTTGCTGACACCCAGCAGCAGGCGCGTGATGCAGCTGATGCTGTTGTCGTGGAATATGAAGAGTTGCCAACCGTTGTCGACAGCCTAGATGCATTGAAAGAGGGAGCGCCTCAGCTCCATCCGGAAGCAGCAGGTAACCTCATCTACGATTGGGAAATTGGTGAGGAAGCAGCAACCAACGAAGCATTCGCAAATGCTGCCCACATCACCAAGATGGACATCGACAACAACCGCCTCGTTCCAAACCCAATGGAACCACGCGCGGCTTTGGCTCACTTCGATCCATCAGAAGAGCACTACACGCTTTACACCACATCTCAGAACCCGCATGTGGCCCGCTTGGTGCTCTCTGCGTTCTACAACGTAGCTCCTGAGAACAAACTGCGTGTGATTGCGCCGGATGTCGGTGGCGGCTTTGGGTCCAAGATCTTCATTTATCCGGAAGAGATCGCTTGTCTCTGGGCAACAAAGCGTGTTGGCCGTCCGGTGAAATGGACCTCGGATCGCACCGAAGCATTTCTCACAGATGCTCACGGTCGTGATCACCACACCACCGCAGAACTGGCGCTGGATGCGAACAACAAGATCACTGGTTTCCGTGTGAAGACAGTCGCCAACCTTGGCGCATACATGTCGTTGTTCTCATCTTCCGTTCCAACCTACCTGTACGCAACTCTGCTGTCGGGCCAGTACAACATTCCAAACATCTACGCGAATGTGAAAGCGGTCTACACCAACACCACTCCGGTGGATGCGTACCGCGGTGCAGGTCGTCCGGAAGCCACGTATGTGGTGGAACGCATGATGGAAACTGCTGCGAAAGAAGTTGGCATGGCGCCAGCAGAGTTCCGCCGCATGAACTTCGTCCGCGAGTTCCCGCACCAGACACCTGTCATCATGGCCTATGATGCCGGTGACTACGAAGCCTCCCTCGATGCAGCCATGCAGGCCATCGATTACGATGGCTTCGCTCAGCGTCGGGCTCAATCCGAAGCTGCTGGCAAGCTCCGTGGTATGGGCATGTCCTGCTACATTGAGGCATGCGGCATCGCACCGTCTCAGGCCGTTGGCTCTCTCGGTGCTGGCGTTGGTCTTTGGGAATCCGCTGAGGTTCGCGTGAATGCTGTTGGAACCATTGAGGTTCTCACCGGATCACACAGCCATGGTCAGGGCCACGAAACCACCTTCGCACAGCTGGTTTCAGATCGCCTTGGTCTGCCAACGGAAAGCATCTCGATCGTGCATGGTGACACCGACAAAGTGCAGATGGGCATGGGCACATACGGCTCCCGCTCCGGTGCAGTCGGCATGTCCGCGATCGCCAAGGCCCTCGACAAAGTCGAAGCCAAAGCGAAGAAGATTGCAGCTCACCTGATGGAAGCCTCTGAAGGTGATATCGAGATCGAGGGCGGTGAACTCAAAGTCGCCGGAACGGATAAGAAGCTCACCTTCACCGAAGTGGCTCTCGCTGCTTATACGGCCCACAACCTGCCGGAAGGTATGGAACCGGGCCTGAAGGAAGGCGCTTTCTACGATCCAACCAACTTCACATTCCCAGCAGGGTGTTACATCTGTGAGGTAGAAGTGGATCCGGATACCGGCGTTGTCTCCATCGAGAACTTCGTAGCAGCAGATGACTTCGGCACCATCATCAATCCGATGATCGTGGAAGGTCAGGTCCATGGCGGTTTGGTGCAGGGTATTGGTCAGGCCATGCTGGAAAACACCCAGTATGACGAAGACGGCCAGCTGCTCACTGCATCCTACATGGACTACACCATGCCACGTGCAGATGATGTTCCATCCTTCAAGCTTGAAACCACAGTCACTGAATGCCCGGGCAATCCGCTCGGCATGAAAGGCTGCGGTGAAGCTGGCGCGATCGGATCACCACCTGCTGTCATCAACGCCGTAACGGACGCTCTTCGCATCCGTGACATGAATATGCCTGCCTCGCCGAATCGCGTCTGGCAGCTCATTCAGGACAACGGCATGAAGCAGGCAGCGGAGTAA
- a CDS encoding DUF1194 domain-containing protein: MRPMCTKTLKAIAGAFALGGFLFSTPILANSNTHASLNFDMSKEVDLELVLAVDISQSMDPEEQRVQREGYVAALTSDEVLDAIKYGPIGRIAVAYMEWGGKDEHFVVADWTIISDKASAGKFAGKIAEAPLRRVQRTSISSALTQAVNLVTANEYNGMRRVIDISGDGPNNQGSAVTEARDAAIAQGVTVNGLPLMLKEESISWQSMLHLDHYYEDCVIGGPGAFSIPVRSKEGFSDAIRMKLVLEIAGLVDDQPKFIRAKSRRDAVMCSLFD; the protein is encoded by the coding sequence ATGCGGCCCATGTGCACAAAGACCCTCAAAGCGATTGCGGGCGCATTCGCACTTGGTGGTTTCTTGTTCTCAACCCCCATCCTGGCTAATTCTAACACTCATGCATCTTTGAATTTCGACATGTCCAAGGAAGTGGACCTTGAACTGGTTCTGGCCGTGGACATTTCGCAGAGTATGGACCCGGAGGAACAGCGCGTTCAGAGAGAAGGGTATGTTGCAGCACTGACATCTGACGAGGTGCTTGATGCGATCAAATACGGCCCCATCGGTCGCATTGCTGTTGCCTATATGGAGTGGGGCGGGAAGGACGAGCACTTTGTTGTGGCGGACTGGACCATCATTTCAGACAAGGCATCAGCCGGCAAGTTTGCTGGCAAAATCGCGGAGGCTCCTTTACGCCGTGTTCAGCGTACCTCCATTTCCTCGGCTCTGACGCAAGCGGTCAATCTGGTTACGGCCAATGAGTATAACGGCATGCGTCGTGTCATCGACATTTCCGGCGATGGTCCGAACAATCAGGGTAGTGCAGTGACCGAAGCGCGCGATGCTGCGATCGCGCAGGGTGTTACGGTCAATGGCTTGCCGCTGATGCTGAAGGAAGAGAGCATCTCCTGGCAGTCCATGCTGCATCTGGACCATTATTATGAGGACTGTGTCATTGGCGGTCCGGGCGCATTTTCGATTCCCGTGCGCTCCAAGGAAGGCTTCAGTGATGCAATCCGCATGAAGCTTGTGTTGGAGATTGCCGGTCTTGTCGATGACCAACCCAAGTTCATCCGCGCCAAGTCACGCAGAGATGCGGTGATGTGCTCGTTGTTTGACTAA
- the hrpB gene encoding ATP-dependent helicase HrpB, with product MTSSSLPIEAILPDLLTALEQNTNAVLVAEPGAGKTTRVPLALLDAPWREDGKIIVLEPRRLAARAAARRMAHTLGESVGETVGYRVRMDSKVSAKTRIEVVTEGVFTRMILDDPELSGVAAVLFDEYHERSMDGDLGLALALDVQEALRDDLRIVPMSATLDAAEVSKLLDDAPILKSEGRQYPVETHYIGRDPRGRLEDQIARAVRSALAEETGSVLVFLPGQGEIKRTQSLLEGRVGTDVDIAPLYGALDSKAQDLAVRPAKAGRRKVVLTTAIAQTSLTIEGVRIVIDSGLSRVPRYDPQTGLTRLETVKVSRATAEQRKGRAGRVEPGICYRLWEEAQTKALPAAEKPEILESDLSGLVLDVANWGVADPAQLRFMTPPPAAAWSEAKELLEELDALDADGGLTKAGRDLAGLPLHPRLGHMLVQSAQEDQAELASLIAVIIGEHGLGGRSTDLRDRLRRLMQDQSQRGKEARAQAKRWVKLVGGQSSHRANFEDAGDILSLAYPDRIAQQRGARGSFRLANGRGAQLEESEALYAEKFLSIAEVTGTATRARILLAAPLSFKELEARFASHIREKEHVQFMPDGVIKAVRQRVLGKLVLDEKKISDPDLEAITDALLEQIARKGAARLPWSKDQLRYRGRVNYLRETAGKEWPDLGDKALDADFSWLRPFLAGKTALSQVDASTLGDALSTLVPWELSTELDNLAPSHFVVPTGSRIPIDYDGEQGPMLSVRVQELFGLAQHPSICGGKIQLVLQLLSPAQRPIQITKDLPGFWQGSWADVKADMKGQYPKHPWPDNPLDAEATRRAKPRK from the coding sequence ATGACGTCTTCCTCTTTGCCAATCGAAGCAATCCTGCCGGATCTGCTCACAGCTCTTGAGCAAAACACAAATGCTGTGCTGGTTGCTGAGCCGGGTGCGGGTAAAACAACGCGCGTGCCTCTGGCTTTGCTGGATGCGCCCTGGCGGGAAGATGGCAAGATCATTGTGCTGGAACCACGCCGCCTTGCTGCGCGCGCCGCTGCACGGCGCATGGCCCATACGCTTGGTGAGAGCGTTGGCGAGACCGTCGGTTATCGCGTGCGCATGGACAGCAAGGTTTCCGCAAAGACTCGCATTGAGGTGGTGACCGAGGGTGTCTTCACCCGCATGATCCTTGATGACCCGGAGCTTTCCGGCGTAGCTGCTGTGTTGTTCGATGAATACCATGAGCGCTCCATGGATGGTGATCTGGGCCTTGCGCTTGCTCTGGATGTTCAGGAAGCTTTACGGGATGACCTTCGCATCGTCCCGATGTCTGCAACACTTGATGCAGCCGAAGTTTCCAAGCTTTTGGATGATGCGCCGATCCTGAAGAGTGAAGGCCGTCAGTATCCGGTTGAGACGCACTACATTGGCCGCGATCCACGTGGGCGTCTGGAAGATCAGATCGCGCGAGCTGTTCGCTCAGCTCTTGCAGAAGAGACCGGTTCTGTACTTGTGTTCCTACCGGGACAAGGTGAGATCAAGCGTACACAGTCTTTGCTGGAAGGTCGCGTTGGGACCGATGTGGACATAGCTCCGCTTTACGGTGCACTGGATAGCAAAGCGCAGGATCTGGCTGTTCGCCCAGCTAAGGCAGGACGTCGGAAAGTGGTGCTGACCACGGCTATCGCCCAGACCTCTTTGACCATTGAAGGCGTGCGCATTGTTATCGACTCCGGGCTTTCCCGCGTCCCGCGCTATGACCCACAAACAGGGCTGACCCGCCTTGAAACCGTGAAGGTTTCCCGTGCGACAGCTGAGCAGCGCAAGGGCCGTGCGGGCCGCGTGGAACCGGGCATTTGCTATCGGCTTTGGGAAGAGGCGCAGACCAAAGCGCTGCCTGCTGCTGAAAAGCCAGAGATATTGGAGAGTGACCTCTCCGGGTTGGTGCTGGATGTGGCGAACTGGGGTGTTGCTGATCCTGCACAATTGAGGTTTATGACACCTCCTCCTGCAGCAGCATGGTCTGAAGCTAAGGAACTGCTGGAAGAGTTGGATGCGCTGGACGCAGACGGTGGCCTGACGAAAGCAGGGCGTGATCTTGCAGGCCTGCCATTGCACCCTCGCCTTGGGCATATGCTGGTTCAGTCTGCACAGGAAGATCAGGCAGAACTGGCCTCTTTGATTGCTGTGATCATCGGTGAGCATGGGTTGGGCGGTCGCTCAACTGATCTGCGCGATCGTTTGCGCCGGTTGATGCAGGACCAGAGCCAACGAGGTAAGGAAGCCCGTGCTCAAGCGAAGCGTTGGGTGAAGCTAGTTGGTGGGCAGTCTTCTCACCGCGCCAACTTTGAGGATGCAGGCGATATTCTCAGCCTTGCCTATCCGGACCGCATTGCACAGCAACGCGGTGCCCGCGGCAGTTTCCGTCTTGCAAATGGCCGGGGTGCGCAACTGGAAGAGAGCGAAGCGCTCTATGCCGAGAAGTTTCTCAGCATTGCAGAAGTTACCGGCACAGCTACTCGCGCGCGTATTCTGCTGGCCGCTCCGCTTTCCTTCAAAGAGCTGGAAGCCCGCTTTGCCTCGCACATTCGCGAGAAAGAGCACGTGCAGTTTATGCCTGATGGCGTCATCAAGGCCGTTCGGCAGCGTGTGCTTGGCAAATTGGTGCTGGACGAGAAGAAGATTTCTGATCCGGACCTGGAAGCCATCACCGATGCTCTTCTTGAACAGATTGCACGCAAAGGCGCGGCTCGTCTGCCATGGAGTAAGGATCAGCTGCGCTATCGCGGACGGGTGAACTATCTGCGTGAAACCGCTGGCAAAGAGTGGCCGGATCTGGGCGATAAGGCGCTGGATGCTGACTTCAGTTGGTTGCGCCCATTCCTTGCTGGCAAGACCGCTCTCTCACAGGTGGATGCGAGCACGCTGGGTGATGCGCTGTCTACGCTTGTTCCGTGGGAGTTGAGCACGGAACTGGACAATCTGGCACCCTCTCACTTTGTGGTGCCGACCGGATCACGCATTCCGATTGATTATGATGGCGAACAGGGACCGATGCTTTCGGTTCGGGTGCAGGAGTTGTTCGGGCTTGCTCAGCATCCAAGCATTTGCGGCGGAAAGATCCAGCTGGTGTTGCAGCTGCTCTCCCCTGCCCAACGGCCAATTCAGATCACCAAGGATCTGCCAGGGTTCTGGCAAGGATCATGGGCAGATGTGAAGGCTGATATGAAGGGGCAGTATCCGAAGCATCCGTGGCCGGATAATCCGCTGGATGCAGAAGCAACGCGCCGGGCAAAGCCGCGCAAATAG